From one Babesia bovis T2Bo chromosome 3, whole genome shotgun sequence genomic stretch:
- a CDS encoding Hook-Associated Protein 2 (HAP2) — protein MDGPEKRFRQRKGFFVCLLTVTLLAGLSSDTNAVIISSLRQCINKGTGKVTESDCQWRSHTNVDVRGGELSTSYVLRKKDNPNSGLYIHIQTAITTLTYNLVYQFDAPYMYREHNGALEYSQVAGMCDSCDKIEIKKCTLPEEVPPKLKDKFVNKTCCICGKNVPSTAVRQNLKCSGWSFGFLYSNCVSLSCLEIVGPWYSIYKPQYPPDINRRIFVDVYSFDGDAGIIPDVSKKGYQNSKLPDETRYLKEPVYKDGHLKFTMSTNAGAVKNEDLDVKFTIISQQWVDGNAPIRMDKYVAVPTWPDSHPDVQGSSLRFECQQADRPYECRKGQDNECRMERCALNVRVIEPSAVDVTGATCDKIGVSMGTWGDEKRLCNQHEGTCIQNQLAWYFKEFSSTMRLPKLYGSQPMIAHKRISGSVPDEKKTVPLPADKEAMKDATFSSKPAAAVAAKTPKGGAKKKKQKLDSSEWEHKDLLHSIAYNVRHADTSRIEIDSFDATMTLIIAEAVGFIVSVKPPESCTASSEDICTIKVVTKNAGKIRASFSHRVQCYDGEAESTAIVATADERFIEIDANGSDETDIPIKLMAAGKSDLMKCRIALYSSTASFLESVDISMGVKNPEISMGKDTRSLDSETMTHTSKDDILIDGIQASSQCNCTGFAVVCFFSNFKSCMSWAFNKYYAWFILGISVLSFLVLLPALIPLGSMVIGKIKSNVSRSRAAAAERKREQESRERQAEHERMLDQMNNRRRDPIPL, from the exons ATGGATGGACCCGAGAAGCGTTTTAGACAGCGCAAGGGCTTTTTTGTTTGCCTCTTGACTGTAACGTTGTTGGCGGGGCTCTCCTCTGACACCAATGCAGTTATTATTAGTTCCCTTAGACAATGTATTAATAAAGGCACTGGAAAAGTGACCGAATCCGACTGCCAATGGCGCTCTCACACCAACGTTGATGTACGAGGTGGTGAA CTCTCCACAAGTTACGTTCTACGCAAGAAGGACAACCCCAACAGCGGTTTATACATCCATATACAAACTGCTATAACAACATTGACGTACAATCTGGTATACCAATTC GATGCACCATATATGTATAGAGAGCACAATGGCGCATTAGAATACAGCCAAGTTGCTGGAATGTGTGACAGTTGTGACAAGATTGAGATAAAGAAGTGTACATTACCAGAGGAAGTACCACCAAAGCTGAAGGATAAATTTGTTAACAAAACATGCTGTATTTGCGGAAAGAATGTACCAAGCACCGCTGTACGTCAAAACCTCAAGTGCTCGGGTTGGAGTTTTGGATTCTTGTATAGTAACTGTGTGAGTCTGAGCTGTTTGGAGATAGTAGgaccatggtactccataTACAAGCCACAGTATCCACCCGACATCAATCGGCGTATATTTGTAGATGTATATTCCTTCGATGGTGATGCTGGGATCATACCCGACG TGAGTAAGAAAGGATACCAAAATAGCAAATTACCCGATGAAACCAGGTATCTTAAGGAGCCGGTTTACAAAGATGGCCATCTCAAGTTCACCATGAGTACCAATGCAGGCGCCGTTAAGAATGAAGACCTAGATGTCAAGTTCACTATAATATCGCAGCAGTGGGTGGATGGGAATGCACCGATAAGAATGGACAAGTATGTAGCGGTGCCAACATGGCCCGATTCTCATCCTGATGTCCAGGGAAGTAGTTTAAGA TTTGAATGCCAACAGGCTGATAGACCATATGAATGTCGCAAAGGGCAGGATAATGAGTGCCGTATGGAACGCTGTGCGTTGAACGTTAGGGTTATAGAGCCTAGTGCTGTTGATGTAACCGGGGCCACCTGTGATAAAATAGGTGTCTCCATGGGCACTTGGGGTGATGAAAAGCGTCTATGTAATCAACATGAAGGTACATGTATTCAAAATCAGCTTGCATGGTATTTTAAAGAGTTTTCTAGCAct ATGAGACTTCCCAAGTTATATGGGTCCCAACCAATGATAGCTCACAAGCGCATTTCAGGTAGTGTGCCTGACGAGAAGAAAACTGTTCCTTTACCA GCCGATAAAGAAGCAATGAAGGATGCCACATTTTCCAGCAAACCTGCAGCTGCCGTTGCGGCGAAAACACCAAAAGGG GGCGCCAAAaagaaaaaacaaaagctAGATTCATCAGAATGGGAACATAAAGATTTACTACACTCAATCGCTTATAATGTTAGGCATGCTGACACTTCAAGGATTGAGATTGATAGCTTTGATGCTACTATGACGCTCATTATTGCTGAGGCTGTGGGATTTATAGTCAGTGTGAA GCCACCGGAATCATGCACTGCATCCAGCGAGGACATTTGCACAATTAAAGTTGTGACGAAGAACGCCGGGAAGATAAGGGCATCGTTTAGTCATAGGGTGCAGTGCTACGACGGTGAAGCCGAGTCAACGGCGATCGTCGCTACGGCAGATGAACGTTTTATTGAGATTGATGCCAACGGTTCTGATGAAACAGATATACCCATCAAATTAATGGCGGCTGGCAAATCTGATCTAATGAAGTGCAGGATAGCATTGTATTCGTCCACAGCATCGTTCCTAGAATCGGTTGATATTTCCATGGGTGTAAAGAACCCTGAGATATCTATGGGTAAAGACACCAGGTCACTGGATTCCGAGACGATGACTCATACCAGTAAGGACGATATACTCATCGACGGCATACAAGCTAGTTCTCAATGCAACTGCACTGGGTTCGCAGTTGTATGCTTCTTCAGCAATTTCAAGAGTTGTATGAGTTGGGCCTTTAATAAATACTACGCGTGGTTCATATTAGGTATATCGGTGCTCAGCTTCCTGGTACTACTACCTGCACTAATTCCGCTGGGATCTATGGTAATAGGCAAAATCAAGTCGAACGTTAGTAGGTCGAGAGCCGCTGCGGCTGAACGTAAACGTGAGCAAGAATCTCGCGAACGACAAGCAGAACATGAGCGCATGTTAGATCAAATGAACAACAGACGTCGGGATCCAATCccattgtaa
- a CDS encoding Ras family protein gives MGSKRSYKTVLLGDASVGKSSFVLRLTRGEFADSTTSTIGAAFFMHTVRCSPPAAKAVTESAAPKDGSSTRGIQTPTSQDDASGAQVTVKFDIWDTAGQERFKSIAPIYYRGAACAIVILDVSSSSSLQHAISWVDQIRMTNSSNTLTILVANKIDLLGTKDEYEQTLSSARTYARENSLLLVETSAKTGQNISKVFELLAKEILRNPQRFDKPSATSSTRAINVDDSRSRMLRLKCCDSF, from the coding sequence atGGGTTCTAAACGCAGCTACAAGACAGTGCTGCTCGGCGACGCATCTGTCGGCAAGTCGAGTTTTGTTTTACGTTTAACTCGAGGAGAATTTGCAGACAGCACGACTTCAACCATCGGCGCTGCCTTTTTTATGCACACTGTGCGTTGCAGTCCTCCAGCTGCTAAGGCGGTCACCGAAAGCGCTGCTCCCAAAGATGGCAGTTCTACACGTGGCATACAGACTCCAACTTCACAAGATGATGCGTCAGGTGCCCAAGTTACGGTCAAGTTTGATATATGGGACACCGCAGGGCAAGAGCGCTTCAAGAGTATCGCACCAATATACTACCGCGGCGCAGCTTGCGCGATAGTTATTTTAGATGTCTCATCTTCTAGTAGTTTGCAGCATGCGATATCGTGGGTAGACCAGATTCGTATGACCAATTCGAGCAATACGCTAACTATATTGGTTGCAAACAAGATAGACCTTCTAGGCACAAAGGACGAATATGAGCAGACACTATCAAGTGCCCGCACCTACGCGCGCGAAAACTCATTACTACTAGTGGAAACAAGCGCCAAGACTGGacaaaatatatccaaaGTATTTGAACTCTTGGCCAAGGAAATTTTGCGAAACCCGCAGCGTTTCGATAAACCGTCAGCCACAAGCTCTACGCGGGCGATCAATGTGGATGATTCACGATCCCGCATGCTACGATTAAAGTGCTGTGACagtttttaa